One Alkalidesulfovibrio alkalitolerans DSM 16529 genomic region harbors:
- a CDS encoding citrate synthase: MEQKKAILTIDGKTIELPLIEGSEGERALDISKLRQETGLITFDPGYANTGSCKSEITFVDGENGILRYRGYPIEELAEHSSFIETAMLLIFGHLPSQTERAAFREMLSSQELLHEDLLHHFEGFPPYGQPMSILSAVINSFASYHPDLLDIQTEEEFRLAVAKIISKVRTISAFAYRKSLGRPFMYPDPNRSYCSNFLHMMFSVPYKEFEPTRAQIKALSLVLIVHADHEQNCSCSTVRMVGSSQANLFASIAAGICALWGRLHGGANAAVIEMLENISAGRMTVKDYLEKVKRREMRLMGFGHRVYKSFDPRAKILKKAAHKLLHDQDMTGDPLIEIAQELEAAALSDDFFIERKLYPNVDFYSGIILRTLGIPVNMFPVMFAIGRMPGWIAHWYEESRSGQKIHRPRQVYMGPPKRRYVPIEER, translated from the coding sequence ATGGAGCAGAAAAAGGCCATCCTTACCATCGACGGCAAGACCATCGAACTGCCCCTCATCGAAGGCTCGGAAGGCGAACGCGCCCTGGACATCAGCAAGCTGCGCCAGGAAACAGGGCTCATCACCTTCGACCCCGGTTACGCCAACACCGGCTCTTGCAAGAGCGAAATCACCTTCGTGGACGGCGAGAACGGCATCCTGCGCTATCGCGGGTATCCGATCGAGGAACTGGCCGAGCACAGCTCCTTCATCGAAACGGCCATGCTGCTCATCTTCGGTCACTTGCCGAGCCAGACCGAGCGAGCGGCCTTCCGCGAAATGCTCTCCTCGCAAGAACTGCTGCATGAAGACCTGCTGCACCATTTCGAGGGCTTCCCGCCATACGGCCAGCCCATGTCCATCCTTTCGGCGGTCATCAACTCCTTCGCCAGCTACCACCCGGACTTGCTCGACATCCAGACCGAGGAAGAGTTCCGGCTGGCCGTGGCCAAGATCATCTCCAAGGTGCGCACCATCTCGGCCTTCGCCTACCGCAAATCGCTCGGCAGGCCGTTCATGTATCCCGACCCCAACCGCAGCTACTGCTCCAACTTTCTGCACATGATGTTCTCCGTGCCCTACAAGGAGTTCGAGCCCACGCGCGCCCAGATCAAGGCTCTCTCGCTGGTGCTCATCGTGCACGCCGACCACGAGCAGAACTGCTCCTGCTCCACGGTGCGCATGGTCGGCTCCTCGCAGGCCAACCTCTTCGCCTCCATCGCGGCAGGCATCTGCGCCCTGTGGGGCCGCCTGCACGGCGGGGCCAACGCAGCGGTCATCGAGATGCTGGAGAACATCAGCGCGGGCCGCATGACCGTGAAAGACTACCTGGAAAAGGTGAAGCGTCGCGAGATGCGGCTCATGGGCTTTGGCCACCGCGTCTACAAAAGCTTCGACCCACGCGCCAAGATCCTCAAGAAGGCGGCGCACAAGCTTTTGCACGACCAGGACATGACCGGCGACCCGCTCATCGAGATCGCCCAGGAATTGGAAGCGGCCGCCCTGTCCGACGATTTCTTCATCGAGCGCAAGCTCTACCCCAACGTGGACTTCTACTCGGGCATCATCCTGCGTACCTTGGGGATTCCCGTGAACATGTTCCCGGTCATGTTCGCCATTGGCCGCATGCCCGGCTGGATCGCCCACTGGTACGAGGAATCACGGTCCGGCCAGAAGATCCATCGGCCGCGTCAGGTCTACATGGGCCCACCAAAACGACGCTACGTACCCATCGAGGAACGATAA